One region of Channa argus isolate prfri chromosome 20, Channa argus male v1.0, whole genome shotgun sequence genomic DNA includes:
- the znf668 gene encoding zinc finger protein 668: MALPQPGSPPLVDEYTPPVQDEENQQKEEVVRDQPAKKRGRGRPPKAKPSFKCSTCTEAFRSLSALRSHKLSAHVKDHQQQYSCSHCTKTFSSKAQLAKHVRTHSVQRPFQCPDCHKAYKTPTELRNHSRSHTGEKPFVCTECGKAFMQAICLRIHMTQHSGERPHSCRQCAKSYPTLSKLKVHIRSHTGEKPYFCAECGKSFADPSVFRKHRRNHQGHRPYACDECGKTYTELKDLKNHERSHTGEKPYLCSDCGKAFSRSSSLACHQRIHSQNKPYQCDQCGKGFTQLSSYQSHLRTHSGEKPFLCPQCGKMFSDPSSFRRHQRAHLGFKPYPCDKCSKRFRQPADLAVHERVHSGERPYKCQSCDKAFVASWDLRRHMLVHTGLRPFSCSECDKSFAERSSLNKHRRVHSGERPFKCEECLKSFVVSSSLRKHERTHLAEQSEHQQQQQQQQQETEAESASGFTAHTAQPQFSCRHCDATFGSWDEVQAHENLHSIESAPSTVAKIVPLGSHVCETCQAEFAQLADLQEHEKQHPKPRPHVCSSCGKGFLNKSGLRKHQKIHSTNKPHSCPHCGKAFLFAAYLRKHLRTHADAAPAAAQLGDLNIIHTDPLPSPPPPSEVSPSTVEPSAISLTVPVTVPVTAFQTLPEYLVKEEGL, translated from the coding sequence ATGGCCCTTCCTCAGCCTGGCAGCCCACCTCTTGTGGACGAATACACCCCTCCTGTGCAAGATGAAGAGAACCAACAAAAGGAAGAGGTGGTGAGGGATCAGCCTGCAAAGAAACGTGGCAGAGGAAGGCCTCCAAAAGCCAAACCTTCCTTCAAATGCTCTACATGCACCGAGGCTTTCAGGAGTCTGTCAGCTCTGCGGAGCCACAAGCTTTCAGCACATGTAAAAGATCATCAGCAGCAATACTCTTGTTCTCATTGTACCAAAACATTCTCCAGTAAGGCTCAGCTAGCAAAACATGTGCGTACGCATTCGGTCCAGCGCCCATTTCAGTGTCCTGACTGTCACAAGGCTTACAAGACGCCCACAGAGCTGCGCAACCATAGCCGCTCTCATACCGGAGAGAAACCTTTTGTATGCACCGAGTGTGGTAAGGCCTTCATGCAGGCTATATGCCTGAGGATCCACATGACGCAGCACAGTGGAGAGCGTCCTCACTCTTGTCGTCAGTGCGCTAAGAGCTATCCCACCCTGTCTAAACTGAAGGTGCACATTCGCTCTCACACTGGGGAGAAGCCATACTTCTGTGCTGAGTGCGGTAAGAGTTTTGCCGACCCATctgtttttagaaaacacagaagaaacCACCAGGGCCATCGGCCTTATGCCTGTGATGAGTGTGGGAAAACATACACGGAGCTGAAGGACCTAAAAAACCATGAGCGCTCCCACACAGGAGAAAAGCCATACCTGTGCTCAGACTGTGGCAAAGCTTTCTCCCGCTCCTCCTCTCTGGCCTGCCATCAGCGCATTCACTCCCAGAATAAACCCTATCAGTGTGACCAGTGTGGCAAAGGCTTCACTCAGCTATCCTCCTACCAGTCGCATCTCCGCACTCACTCTGGTGAGAAGCCATTTCTCTGTCCACAATGTGGCAAGATGTTTTCTGATCCATCCAGTTTTCGTCGACATCAGCGAGCACACTTGGGTTTTAAGCCCTATCCCTGTGATAAGTGTTCCAAGAGGTTCAGGCAGCCGGCTGATTTGGCCGTGCATGAACGTGTTCACTCTGGAGAGCGGCCTTACAAATGCCAGAGCTGTGACAAGGCCTTTGTAGCATCCTGGGATCTGCGGCGCCACATGCTTGTCCACACAGGTCTAAGGCCCTTTTCATGCTCTGAGTGCGACAAGTCATTTGCTGAGCGCTCCAGCCTTAACAAGCACCGGCGTGTGCACTCTGGAGAGAGGCCTTTCAAATGTGAGGAGTGTTTGAAGTCATTTGTTGTGTCCTCAAGCCTGCGCAAACATGAGAGAACTCACCTAGCTGAGCAGTCtgagcatcagcagcagcagcagcagcaacaacaggaGACAGAGGCCGAATCAGCCTCAGGCTTTACTGCCCACACAGCTCAGCCTCAATTCTCCTGTAGACACTGTGATGCTACATTTGGGAGCTGGGATGAAGTTCAGGCCCACGAAAACCTTCATTCCATTGAGTCCGCTCCTTCGACTGTTGCCAAAATTGTGCCACTGGGCTCACATGTCTGTGAAACCTGTCAGGCGGAGTTTGCGCAGTTGGCAGACTTACAGGAGCACGAGAAGCAGCATCCCAAGCCGAGGCCTCATGTCTGCAGCAGCTGCGGCAAAGGCTTCCTCAACAAATCTGGTCTGCGTAAACACCAGAAGATTCACTCGACCAACAAACCTCACAGCTGCCCCCACTGTGGCAAAGCCTTTTTGTTTGCCGCCTACCTTCGCAAGCACTTGCGAACTCATGCTGATGCTGCCCCGGCTGCAGCACAACTTGGAGACTTAAACATTATTCACACAGACCCACTCCCTTCTCCTCCACCCCCCAGTGAGGTTTCCCCTTCCACTGTTGAACCTAGTGCCATATCCCTGACTGTTCCAGTGACTGTACCTGTGACAGCTTTTCAGACTCTGCCAGAATACTTGGTCAAAGAAGAGGGactttaa
- the gjz1 gene encoding LOW QUALITY PROTEIN: uncharacterized protein gjz1 (The sequence of the model RefSeq protein was modified relative to this genomic sequence to represent the inferred CDS: inserted 1 base in 1 codon), with translation MLNDEEGDVLSPSSSFNFSGSFGILCICVLTIFLAEPPLTKLDXRGNGDSICNTACYDRHSHRPIMSARRFIFSLNILSVLPVELEGHGKEEARVVSSDFPGKMALHRDRGIAGFHLLSITESWFIYVLLYCILPTLKHYANRCTFDICSEFRVCVVNGAPEKRTVSSSISAIIHYYIQSKLGDLQY, from the exons ATGTTAAATGATGAAGAGGGAGATGTCTTGTCTCCCTCATCatcatttaa TTTTTCTGGTTCCTTTGGCAtcttgtgcatttgtgtgctgACCATCTTCCTGGCTGAGCCACCCCTCACCAAGCTGG GGAGGGGCAATGGGGACAGTATCTGCAACACTGCTTGCTATGATAGACATTCTCACAGACCTATAATGTCGGCCAGGAGGTTCATCTTTTCCCTGAATATTCTTTCTGTCCTGCCTGTGGAGCTGGAGGGTCACGGCAAAGAGGAGGCTCGGGTTGTGTCTTCAGACTTCCCGGGCAAGATGGCTCTCCACAGAGACAGAGGCATTGCTGGCTTCCACCTGTTAAGCATCACTGAATCTTGGTTTATTTATGTCCTGCTTTATTGTATTCTGCCAACCCTGAAACATTATGCAAACAGATGTACATTTGATATCTGCTCTGAGTTTCGGGTTTGTGTTGTGAATGGTGCCCCGGAGAAACGTACTGTTTCCTCTTCTATCTCAGCCATCATTCATTATTATATTCAGTCTAAATT AGGCGATCTACAGTACTAA